One Streptomyces hundungensis DNA segment encodes these proteins:
- a CDS encoding LCP family protein — protein MRLATTLSVLVLGAGGVGHAVVTSLDGGIGRVDPFRDMKNRPQGSLGTNILLVGTDGRDKITPEEKQKYRLGGAPCHCTDTIMIVHVSADRDRVSVVSLPRDSYAEVPEHTDEATGHNHPRHPVKLNAAYAEGGPSLTVRTVEGMTGLKIDHYLEVDFTSFMKTVDVVGGVQICTARPMKDSYTGLDLGAGTHELNGGEALQYVRSRHADGSSDLGRMQRQQRFLAALIEKATSNGVLLNPVKFREVASSLLSSVRADEGFGVEEMLGFTAAMKGFTPSSSDFTTVPLGQLGFAVKGVGSTVKWDEVKAKKLFQLLHDDKPLAPHAPPKPTPQPATKDAKPPRAPGSIVEVAPEQIRVQVYNGTRTDGLGRRVDDGLRATGFKTTGSPRASTNLDMRRTLIEYDPRWDRSAESLALALPGSELRPVKGLGATMKVTAGADFKDVVPVRAEEQPQGDFGTVTGDRVVCP, from the coding sequence ATGCGGCTCGCGACCACCCTGTCCGTCCTGGTGCTCGGCGCGGGCGGGGTCGGACACGCGGTGGTGACCAGCCTGGACGGCGGGATCGGCCGGGTGGACCCGTTCCGGGACATGAAGAACCGGCCGCAGGGCAGCCTCGGCACCAACATCCTGCTCGTCGGCACCGACGGACGGGACAAGATCACGCCGGAGGAGAAGCAGAAGTACCGCCTCGGCGGTGCGCCCTGCCACTGCACCGACACGATCATGATCGTGCACGTCTCCGCGGACCGGGACCGGGTCAGCGTGGTGAGCCTGCCGCGCGACTCCTACGCCGAGGTGCCCGAGCACACCGACGAGGCCACCGGCCACAACCACCCCCGGCACCCGGTGAAGCTGAACGCCGCCTATGCCGAGGGCGGTCCCTCGCTGACGGTGCGCACCGTCGAGGGCATGACGGGTCTGAAGATCGACCACTATCTGGAGGTCGACTTCACCAGCTTCATGAAGACGGTCGACGTGGTCGGCGGGGTGCAGATCTGCACGGCCCGCCCCATGAAGGACAGCTACACCGGCCTCGACCTCGGCGCCGGCACCCATGAGCTGAACGGCGGGGAAGCCCTCCAGTACGTACGCTCGCGGCACGCCGACGGCTCCTCCGACCTCGGCCGCATGCAGCGCCAGCAGCGCTTCCTGGCCGCGCTCATCGAGAAGGCGACGAGCAACGGGGTGCTCCTGAACCCGGTGAAGTTCCGCGAGGTCGCCTCGTCCCTGCTCTCCTCGGTACGCGCCGACGAGGGTTTCGGGGTCGAGGAGATGCTGGGCTTCACCGCCGCGATGAAGGGCTTCACCCCCTCCTCGTCGGACTTCACGACCGTGCCGCTCGGACAGCTCGGCTTCGCCGTGAAGGGCGTCGGCTCGACGGTGAAGTGGGACGAGGTGAAGGCGAAGAAGCTCTTCCAGCTCCTCCATGACGACAAGCCGCTGGCCCCGCACGCCCCGCCGAAGCCCACACCGCAGCCGGCCACCAAGGACGCCAAGCCGCCGCGGGCCCCGGGCTCCATCGTCGAGGTCGCCCCCGAGCAGATCCGGGTGCAGGTCTACAACGGGACCCGCACCGACGGGCTCGGCCGCCGCGTGGACGACGGGCTGCGCGCCACCGGCTTCAAGACCACCGGCTCCCCCCGGGCCAGCACCAACCTCGACATGCGCCGCACCCTGATCGAGTACGACCCGCGCTGGGACCGCTCGGCCGAGTCCCTGGCGCTGGCCCTGCCGGGCAGCGAGCTGCGCCCGGTCAAGGGCCTGGGCGCCACGATGAAGGTGACGGCGGGCGCCGACTTCAAGGACGTCGTCCCCGTCCGCGCGGAGGAGCAGCCGCAGGGTGACTTCGGCACGGTGACGGGCGACCGGGTGGTCTGCCCCTGA
- a CDS encoding glycosyltransferase family 2 protein has translation MNATPAVSVIMPVLNEERHLRNSVRHILEQEYDGEMEVVIALGPSTDRTDEIAAELVRETASNERARVHTVPNPTGRTPAALNAAIKASRHPIVVRVDGHGMLSQNYIATAVRLLEETGAQNVGGIMHAEGENAWEDAVAAAMTSKIGVGNAAFHTGGEAGPAETVYLGVFRREALEQQGGYNEEFIRAQDWELNFRIREAGGLIWFSPELKVQYRPRPSVKALAKQYKDYGRWRHVVARYHAGSINLRYLAPPTAACAIAAGVVVGALVTPWGFVVPAGYLAAIVAGSLPAGKGLSLKARAQIPVALATMHMSWGFGFLTSPKALARKVIASRRPAVRTASV, from the coding sequence ATGAACGCCACGCCTGCTGTTTCCGTGATCATGCCGGTCCTCAATGAGGAGCGGCATCTGCGCAACTCGGTCCGTCACATCCTGGAGCAGGAGTACGACGGCGAGATGGAGGTGGTGATCGCGCTCGGCCCCTCCACGGACCGCACCGACGAGATCGCCGCCGAGCTGGTGCGCGAGACCGCCTCCAACGAACGGGCCCGGGTCCACACCGTGCCCAACCCCACCGGGCGCACCCCCGCGGCCCTGAACGCCGCCATCAAGGCCTCCCGCCACCCGATCGTGGTACGCGTCGACGGCCACGGGATGCTCTCGCAGAACTACATCGCCACCGCCGTACGCCTCCTGGAGGAGACCGGCGCCCAGAACGTCGGCGGCATCATGCACGCCGAGGGCGAGAACGCCTGGGAGGACGCGGTCGCCGCCGCGATGACCTCGAAGATCGGCGTTGGCAACGCGGCCTTCCACACGGGAGGCGAGGCCGGGCCCGCCGAGACCGTGTACCTGGGCGTCTTCCGCCGCGAGGCCCTGGAGCAACAGGGCGGCTACAACGAGGAGTTCATCCGCGCCCAGGACTGGGAGCTGAACTTCCGGATCAGGGAGGCCGGCGGCCTCATCTGGTTCTCGCCCGAGCTGAAGGTCCAGTACCGGCCGCGGCCCTCGGTGAAGGCGCTGGCCAAGCAGTACAAGGACTACGGGCGGTGGCGCCATGTGGTGGCCCGCTACCACGCCGGCTCCATCAACCTGCGCTATCTGGCGCCCCCGACCGCGGCCTGCGCGATCGCGGCGGGCGTCGTCGTGGGCGCGCTGGTCACGCCGTGGGGCTTCGTGGTCCCGGCCGGCTATCTGGCCGCGATCGTCGCGGGCTCGCTGCCGGCCGGCAAGGGGCTCTCGCTCAAGGCCCGCGCCCAGATCCCGGTGGCCCTTGCCACCATGCACATGTCGTGGGGCTTCGGCTTTCTGACCAGCCCGAAGGCGCTGGCGCGCAAGGTCATCGCGAGCCGCCGCCCGGCGGTGCGGACCGCCTCCGTCTGA
- a CDS encoding LCP family protein has product MGKNSVRGEGTARGRVEHAGELGWDESLYGNDAADGASGASKGAKPAGATETGGSRGSKGSGGSRGSGGSAAPGGSGTPSGPGDGGGSADSASGSGHRRGGSRRRGKRKHRVLRWTAITLAVLILGTATAGYLYYQHLNNNIRKGDRSAGGSDAKKAAPNAQGQTPLNILLIGSDSRKSDENVALGGAKDDRAGDPHADVQMLLHVSADRKNASVVSIPRDTRVNMPPCKDPEKKKDYPATNAIINEALGRGGAGCVLDTWEKLTGIYIDHWMMVDFAGVVAISDAVGGADVCVKQNIDDHSTKQQKGGSHLHLTAGNHTVKGEQALQWLRTRHAFGSDIGRSQAQHMYMNSVIRNLKDQDAFSDTGRLMDIAETATKSLQVSSELGTVKKLFDLGMELKNIPMDRINMLTMPRLPDPKDPNAHVVPDTAKADALWAMLRDDKPLDGKNDGKPASEAPKGPAAEAAGSLAVSVVNGTGTNGRVAVKGRASEVVSALKAKGFTQAATGSSDPTATSEVDYPKAAGAQGKANAQSVAAALGLPAGAVKPTDVKTLTLVVGGDWRTGASYPKQDPKATDPLKDTEAVNGADKGACMEVYAPYRF; this is encoded by the coding sequence GTGGGCAAGAACAGCGTGCGCGGGGAGGGGACGGCGCGGGGCCGCGTCGAGCATGCGGGCGAACTCGGCTGGGACGAGAGCCTGTACGGGAACGACGCGGCCGACGGCGCCTCGGGCGCCTCGAAGGGTGCGAAGCCCGCGGGGGCCACAGAGACCGGCGGGTCCAGGGGGTCCAAGGGGTCCGGCGGGTCCAGGGGGTCCGGGGGGTCCGCCGCGCCGGGCGGCTCCGGCACGCCCTCGGGGCCGGGTGACGGCGGCGGGTCCGCCGACTCGGCGTCCGGCAGCGGGCACCGCAGGGGCGGCTCGCGCAGACGGGGCAAACGCAAGCACCGCGTCCTGAGATGGACCGCGATCACGCTCGCGGTGCTCATACTCGGGACGGCCACCGCCGGTTACCTGTACTACCAGCACCTCAACAACAACATCCGCAAGGGCGACCGCAGCGCGGGCGGCAGCGACGCCAAGAAGGCCGCGCCCAACGCGCAGGGCCAGACCCCGCTGAACATCCTGCTCATCGGCTCCGACAGCCGTAAGTCGGACGAGAACGTCGCGCTCGGCGGCGCCAAGGACGACCGCGCCGGGGATCCGCACGCGGACGTACAGATGCTGCTCCACGTCTCCGCCGACCGCAAGAACGCCTCCGTCGTCAGCATCCCGCGCGACACCCGGGTGAACATGCCCCCGTGCAAGGACCCGGAGAAGAAGAAGGACTACCCGGCGACGAACGCCATCATCAACGAGGCGCTCGGACGCGGCGGCGCGGGCTGTGTCCTGGACACCTGGGAGAAGCTGACCGGCATCTACATCGACCACTGGATGATGGTCGACTTCGCCGGTGTGGTGGCCATCTCGGACGCGGTGGGCGGCGCCGACGTCTGTGTGAAGCAGAACATCGACGACCACTCCACCAAGCAGCAGAAGGGCGGCTCGCACCTGCACCTGACCGCGGGCAACCACACGGTCAAGGGCGAGCAGGCGTTGCAGTGGCTGCGCACCCGGCACGCCTTCGGCAGCGACATCGGCCGCTCCCAGGCCCAGCACATGTACATGAACTCGGTGATCCGCAACCTCAAGGACCAGGACGCGTTCAGCGACACCGGCCGGCTGATGGACATCGCCGAGACCGCGACCAAGTCGCTCCAGGTCTCCTCGGAGCTCGGCACCGTCAAGAAGCTGTTCGACCTGGGCATGGAGCTCAAGAACATCCCCATGGACCGCATCAACATGCTGACCATGCCGCGCCTGCCCGACCCCAAGGACCCGAACGCCCATGTGGTGCCGGACACCGCCAAGGCCGACGCGCTGTGGGCGATGCTGCGGGACGACAAGCCGCTGGACGGCAAGAACGACGGCAAGCCGGCCTCCGAGGCGCCCAAGGGCCCGGCCGCCGAGGCCGCGGGTTCGCTCGCGGTGAGCGTGGTCAACGGCACCGGCACCAACGGTCGCGTCGCGGTCAAGGGCCGGGCGAGCGAGGTGGTCTCCGCGCTCAAGGCCAAGGGCTTCACCCAGGCAGCCACGGGCTCCAGCGACCCCACCGCGACCAGCGAGGTCGACTACCCGAAGGCCGCGGGCGCCCAGGGCAAGGCGAACGCGCAGTCCGTCGCCGCCGCCCTCGGCCTGCCCGCCGGCGCGGTCAAGCCGACCGACGTCAAGACCCTGACCCTGGTGGTCGGCGGCGACTGGCGCACCGGGGCGAGCTACCCCAAGCAGGACCCCAAGGCCACCGACCCGCTCAAGGACACCGAGGCGGTCAACGGAGCCGACAAGGGCGCCTGCATGGAGGTGTACGCGCCCTACCGCTTCTAG